The Francisella salimarina genome has a segment encoding these proteins:
- a CDS encoding acyl-CoA-binding protein — protein MTELEKKFEEMLIAVRDATIDFKPDNSQKLKLYAFYKQVKEGDNNTKKPSALKMVERAKWMAWDAIKGMSKEDAMRGYLKVFGEEYLPAGESSNTSSSTIANKLEPVENKSQRKAIDKIAVLGAGTMGAQIAAHFANARFPVVLFDLKSQQGSANAIVEDSLAKLTKLNPAPFGSKDSIKYITPANYEDNLELLADCDLIIEAVAERIDIKESLYSKISAHIKENAILASNTSGLSITKLAEVLTENLKVNFCGVHFFNPPRYMPLVELIPHADTNSEILDKLETFLVEKLGKSIIRAKDTPNFIANRLGVFSMLVTCYYTEQMNIPLEIVDELTGKKLGRAKSATYRTADLVGLDVLSHVVETMKDNLEDGWQKLYNTPNWIQSLINSGSLGQKTKKGLYIKESDGIKVLDLDTKEYRPSDKKADKEVLDILAERDWSKKLEGLRNSDNPQAQFLWATFREMFLYAAHLVGDISNFPKDMDLAIRWGFGWKQGIFEIWQLAGWHKVASWLKDDISAGKALSKNTLPSWIDTLDIGVYQNNKEFSFKDKTLISRDSLDVYKRQLFADNIVEHTSTLATQTLYENDGVKLWQINDYNNIGILSFKSKMCAIGDDVLDGISESINYAEENLDGLVIWQEQDVFSVGANLEEFGIKFAMNGEAAIEEVIRKGHRIISKKLRYSKIPVVAAVKGFAFGGGCETILHSDAAVAAYESYVGLVEAAVGIIPGWGGSKEMAIRASQAQDHWKDFERRYKNLALAQVAKSAYEAKEMGFLRDDDIIVMNTKEILLVAIKKAQLMALAGYQPPLKQKVPVFGETGIATIKALLVNMRDGNQISEHDYKIAVNLADTMCGGQIEKDTEVSEDWLLDRELINFKELAISEKTEARMKYMLETGKPLRN, from the coding sequence ATGACAGAGTTAGAGAAAAAGTTTGAAGAAATGTTGATAGCTGTTCGTGATGCAACTATTGATTTCAAGCCCGATAATAGCCAAAAGTTAAAGCTCTATGCTTTTTATAAACAAGTAAAAGAAGGTGATAATAATACTAAAAAACCTTCTGCACTGAAAATGGTTGAACGAGCTAAGTGGATGGCTTGGGATGCAATTAAAGGTATGTCAAAAGAAGATGCTATGCGAGGTTATCTTAAAGTTTTTGGCGAAGAATATCTCCCAGCTGGAGAAAGTAGCAATACCTCAAGTAGCACTATAGCAAATAAGTTAGAACCTGTAGAAAATAAATCACAGCGTAAAGCTATTGATAAAATTGCAGTTCTTGGTGCTGGAACTATGGGAGCTCAAATTGCCGCGCATTTTGCAAATGCTAGATTTCCTGTTGTTTTATTTGATTTAAAATCTCAACAAGGTAGCGCTAATGCTATTGTTGAAGATTCTCTAGCAAAACTTACTAAACTTAACCCAGCGCCTTTTGGTTCAAAAGATTCTATCAAATACATTACTCCTGCAAATTATGAGGATAATCTTGAACTTTTAGCAGATTGTGACTTAATCATAGAAGCAGTAGCCGAACGTATAGATATCAAAGAGAGTCTTTACTCTAAAATCTCTGCTCACATCAAAGAAAATGCAATTTTAGCATCAAACACTTCTGGCTTGAGTATCACAAAATTAGCTGAAGTATTAACAGAGAATCTCAAAGTTAATTTCTGTGGTGTACACTTTTTTAACCCACCGCGCTATATGCCTTTAGTTGAGCTAATCCCTCATGCAGATACTAATTCTGAAATCTTGGATAAACTAGAAACATTCTTAGTTGAAAAGCTTGGTAAAAGTATAATTCGCGCAAAAGATACACCAAATTTTATCGCTAATAGATTAGGTGTCTTTTCAATGCTTGTAACTTGTTACTATACAGAGCAGATGAATATCCCTTTAGAAATTGTCGATGAACTAACTGGTAAAAAACTAGGGCGAGCAAAAAGTGCAACTTATAGAACTGCTGATTTAGTTGGTTTAGATGTGTTATCTCATGTTGTTGAAACTATGAAAGATAATCTCGAAGATGGTTGGCAGAAGCTATACAACACACCTAACTGGATTCAAAGTCTAATCAACTCAGGTTCACTTGGTCAAAAAACCAAAAAAGGCTTATATATCAAAGAGTCTGATGGTATCAAAGTACTTGATTTAGACACTAAAGAATATCGCCCTTCTGATAAAAAAGCTGATAAAGAAGTCTTAGATATACTAGCTGAGAGAGATTGGAGCAAAAAACTGGAAGGTCTGCGTAATAGCGATAATCCCCAAGCTCAATTCTTGTGGGCAACTTTTAGAGAAATGTTTTTGTATGCTGCTCATCTAGTGGGAGATATATCAAATTTCCCTAAAGATATGGATTTAGCAATTCGTTGGGGATTTGGTTGGAAACAAGGTATTTTCGAGATATGGCAACTTGCTGGTTGGCACAAAGTAGCTAGTTGGCTAAAAGATGATATTTCAGCTGGTAAGGCATTATCAAAAAATACTCTACCTAGCTGGATTGATACTCTTGATATCGGTGTTTATCAAAATAATAAAGAGTTTAGCTTTAAGGATAAAACCCTAATATCTCGTGATAGCCTAGATGTTTATAAGCGTCAACTATTCGCTGATAATATAGTTGAACATACTAGTACTTTAGCAACACAAACACTGTATGAAAATGATGGTGTCAAACTATGGCAAATTAATGACTATAACAATATAGGAATACTCTCATTTAAGAGCAAAATGTGTGCTATTGGCGATGATGTTTTAGATGGTATATCCGAGTCTATCAACTATGCTGAAGAAAATCTTGATGGTCTTGTTATTTGGCAAGAGCAAGATGTATTTTCGGTAGGTGCCAACTTAGAAGAATTTGGTATCAAATTTGCAATGAATGGCGAAGCTGCTATCGAAGAGGTAATCCGTAAAGGTCATAGAATTATCAGCAAAAAATTACGCTATAGCAAGATACCTGTTGTCGCAGCTGTTAAGGGCTTTGCTTTTGGTGGTGGTTGTGAAACTATCTTGCATAGTGATGCTGCTGTTGCTGCGTATGAAAGCTATGTTGGTCTTGTTGAAGCCGCTGTAGGAATTATCCCTGGGTGGGGCGGCTCAAAAGAAATGGCTATTAGAGCATCTCAAGCTCAAGATCACTGGAAAGACTTTGAGCGTCGTTATAAAAACCTTGCTCTTGCACAAGTGGCTAAAAGTGCCTATGAAGCTAAAGAAATGGGCTTTTTACGCGATGATGACATAATCGTAATGAATACTAAAGAAATCCTACTTGTAGCAATTAAAAAAGCTCAACTTATGGCTCTAGCTGGTTATCAACCACCTCTGAAACAAAAAGTCCCTGTATTTGGTGAAACTGGTATCGCTACAATCAAAGCTTTATTAGTAAATATGCGTGATGGTAATCAAATATCTGAACATGATTATAAGATCGCAGTAAATTTAGCAGATACTATGTGTGGTGGTCAGATAGAAAAAGATACTGAAGTTTCGGAAGATTGGCTACTCGATAGAGAACTAATAAACTTCAAAGAACTTGCGATATCTGAGAAAACAGAAGCTAGAATGAAATATATGCTAGAAACTGGCAAACCACTAAGAAATTAA
- a CDS encoding acetyl-CoA C-acyltransferase: protein MSENVYIVAAKRSAVTKGKKGGFAKKRPDELLADVLRRTVAEANINPNDIEDIVVGCAMPEAEQGLNVARISSLLAGLPNSVPAFTINRYCSSGLQSIAIAANEIAQGNIDVAIGAGVESMSMIPFGGNKMSFSKEIFAKDENVAIAYGMGITAEMVAKDWNVSRQDQDAFALESHQKAIHAIESGYFKDEILPIDVDHNKPDEATGEIINHKQTITEDEGARKDTSLEALAKLKPAFANGGSVTAGNSSQVSDGAAAVILVSEKYLKEHNLKPLGKFLGFAVAGVDPRIMGIGPIKAIPKVLKQTGLDINNIDWIELNEAFAAQSLAVINDLKLHKNKVNPCGGAIALGHPLGATGTVLTVKALHGLQRTGKKYAMITMCIGTGMGAAGIIEAC from the coding sequence ATGAGTGAAAACGTATATATAGTCGCTGCAAAACGCTCTGCTGTTACAAAAGGTAAAAAAGGTGGTTTTGCAAAAAAACGTCCTGATGAATTATTGGCGGATGTACTTAGAAGAACTGTCGCTGAAGCTAATATAAATCCTAACGATATAGAAGATATAGTTGTCGGCTGTGCGATGCCTGAAGCTGAACAAGGCTTAAATGTCGCAAGAATATCATCTCTTTTGGCAGGACTACCTAATAGTGTTCCTGCTTTTACAATCAATCGCTATTGTAGCTCTGGATTACAGTCAATTGCTATTGCAGCAAATGAGATTGCTCAAGGTAATATTGACGTTGCTATCGGTGCTGGTGTTGAAAGTATGAGTATGATTCCTTTTGGTGGTAACAAAATGTCTTTTAGTAAAGAAATCTTTGCTAAAGATGAAAATGTTGCAATAGCTTATGGAATGGGTATCACTGCTGAGATGGTTGCTAAAGATTGGAATGTATCACGACAAGACCAAGATGCTTTTGCTCTTGAGAGTCATCAAAAGGCTATCCATGCTATCGAGAGTGGTTATTTCAAAGATGAAATACTGCCTATAGATGTTGATCACAATAAGCCAGATGAAGCTACTGGTGAGATCATTAATCATAAACAAACTATAACTGAAGATGAAGGTGCTCGAAAAGATACCTCACTAGAGGCATTAGCTAAACTAAAACCTGCTTTTGCTAACGGTGGATCTGTGACTGCTGGTAATAGCTCACAGGTATCAGATGGTGCTGCAGCTGTGATTTTAGTTAGTGAAAAATACCTAAAAGAGCACAACCTAAAACCTTTAGGTAAGTTTCTAGGGTTTGCTGTAGCTGGTGTTGATCCACGCATTATGGGTATTGGCCCAATCAAAGCTATACCAAAAGTGCTCAAGCAAACTGGTTTAGATATCAATAATATTGACTGGATTGAACTAAATGAAGCTTTTGCAGCTCAGTCACTAGCTGTGATTAATGATTTGAAACTTCATAAGAATAAAGTTAATCCTTGTGGTGGAGCTATTGCCTTAGGACATCCTCTTGGTGCAACTGGTACTGTACTAACTGTCAAAGCGTTACATGGACTACAACGTACTGGTAAGAAATATGCTATGATTACGATGTGTATTGGTACTGGTATGGGTGCAGCTGGTATTATTGAAGCTTGTTAG
- a CDS encoding PaaI family thioesterase, which yields MINLDNYKPIDFPWSFTCFSDIAKNPLGVKLPLYHIGEHMYTKFKCLPNHVGWDNVIHGGIIALICDDILGKHVLSISKSFCMTRNLNIKYLKPTYSKVAHIFKTTVIRKGRTTVWIKVDIFNEKGDLCAYADADFALLEEHHAKQKDIASYKLDDLVAHLK from the coding sequence ATGATAAATTTAGATAATTATAAACCAATTGATTTTCCATGGAGTTTCACTTGCTTTAGTGACATAGCCAAGAATCCTCTTGGTGTGAAGTTACCTTTGTATCATATTGGCGAACATATGTATACAAAGTTCAAATGTCTACCAAATCATGTCGGTTGGGATAATGTTATTCATGGTGGTATTATCGCACTTATATGCGATGATATTCTTGGCAAACATGTTTTAAGTATTAGTAAGTCATTTTGTATGACCCGCAACTTAAATATCAAATACTTAAAACCAACCTATAGTAAAGTAGCACATATTTTCAAAACCACCGTAATTCGTAAAGGTCGTACTACCGTGTGGATAAAAGTTGATATCTTCAATGAAAAAGGTGATCTATGTGCTTATGCTGATGCAGACTTTGCACTCTTAGAAGAGCATCATGCAAAACAAAAAGATATCGCAAGCTATAAGCTTGATGATTTAGTAGCACATCTTAAATAA
- a CDS encoding MFS transporter, which yields MLVTKYQKIVITLIVLTGVCSGFDIGVISGTLPVIKEELSLNLTQLSEIAGIVFFGALLSKLISGPLMDIFSRKNILAFGAFLFTVSMILMMISNTYTTLMLSRLLQGVSIGFLLTVIPVYISETSVAKFRGRAMAIFQLSLVSGIFLANFFASLFVASFGWRLIFACAIPFSILLFITSLIAPFSPSWLILKGRNEQALTISEQLALKVQHSLTEKNKTGFVEFIKIVIKQKYYLSVILISLMAVLNGFVGINVFISYGPTMFGQLSSCSNCDATYYGTAMTLVNLIATVFGLFLVDVIGRRKLIISGLLISFVSIFTMIFCITAGYNNLGLLMLIIVVFGGAVGPGVCIWLVLSEVLPVHIRGIGISVALVSKALIESMFISRFLDLTHNYGYAPVLYFMGACIVAFIFIVYKFLPEMTNKELI from the coding sequence ATGTTAGTAACTAAATACCAAAAAATCGTTATAACTTTGATAGTTTTGACAGGTGTATGCTCTGGCTTTGATATTGGAGTGATATCAGGGACATTACCTGTTATTAAAGAGGAGTTATCTCTTAACCTTACACAACTATCTGAGATAGCTGGTATTGTCTTTTTTGGAGCTTTGCTATCCAAACTAATATCAGGACCATTAATGGATATCTTTAGTAGAAAAAATATTTTGGCTTTTGGAGCATTTCTATTTACAGTATCAATGATATTGATGATGATATCTAATACTTATACAACTTTGATGCTATCAAGACTTCTACAGGGAGTGTCGATTGGGTTCTTGTTGACGGTAATTCCTGTTTATATTTCTGAAACTAGTGTAGCTAAGTTTAGAGGTAGGGCGATGGCTATATTTCAATTATCACTAGTTTCTGGAATTTTTTTGGCTAACTTTTTTGCAAGCTTATTTGTCGCAAGTTTTGGTTGGAGACTGATATTTGCTTGCGCTATCCCTTTTTCAATTTTACTTTTCATCACTAGCTTAATAGCACCATTTTCACCATCTTGGTTAATTTTAAAGGGTAGAAATGAACAGGCACTAACTATTAGTGAGCAATTAGCTCTCAAAGTTCAGCATTCATTAACCGAAAAAAATAAAACAGGTTTTGTTGAGTTTATTAAAATTGTTATCAAACAAAAATACTATTTATCTGTAATACTGATTAGTTTAATGGCAGTTTTAAATGGCTTTGTTGGTATTAATGTCTTTATAAGTTATGGTCCTACTATGTTTGGTCAACTCAGTAGTTGTAGTAATTGTGATGCTACTTATTATGGTACAGCAATGACATTAGTCAATCTTATAGCTACTGTATTTGGCTTGTTCCTTGTCGATGTTATTGGTCGAAGAAAACTTATTATTAGTGGGTTATTAATTTCATTTGTATCTATATTTACAATGATCTTTTGTATAACAGCTGGGTATAATAATTTAGGTCTTCTGATGTTGATTATTGTTGTATTCGGAGGAGCTGTAGGTCCTGGAGTGTGTATATGGTTGGTATTATCGGAAGTTTTACCTGTACATATACGTGGTATAGGGATATCTGTAGCTCTTGTTTCAAAAGCATTAATAGAAAGTATGTTTATCTCGAGATTCTTAGATCTTACTCATAATTATGGTTATGCTCCTGTATTATATTTTATGGGAGCGTGTATTGTTGCATTTATATTTATTGTGTATAAATTTTTGCCAGAAATGACAAATAAAGAGCTTATTTAA
- a CDS encoding YdcH family protein has protein sequence MLEHHPLVKEFPELRDQLHNVKEDHHISNQMKKYEDLDKKIYNLESSGMFEDMQLEELKKQRLEIKDTIYKALKS, from the coding sequence ATGTTAGAGCATCATCCATTAGTTAAAGAATTCCCTGAGTTAAGAGATCAACTTCATAATGTTAAAGAAGATCATCATATTAGTAATCAAATGAAAAAGTATGAAGATCTAGATAAGAAAATATATAACCTTGAAAGTTCAGGCATGTTTGAAGATATGCAATTAGAAGAGCTAAAAAAACAAAGACTAGAAATCAAAGATACTATCTACAAAGCCCTAAAAAGCTAA
- a CDS encoding nicotinate phosphoribosyltransferase encodes MHRNNLLLMTDSYKHSHPYQYPNDANYLHFYLESRGTVNSDLGAHTRFFGLQYYIKKYLSQPITPEMIDEAEEILKAHGLVFYREGFEKVLKKYNGYLPVRIRAVREGSLVPLHNVLMTIESTDPELFWLPGLLETLLLKVWYPTTVATISFNIKKLIKEYLLETADNLDKLEFMLHDFGYRGVSSEESAGIGGAAHLTNFLGTDTLAALQICKEYYHEDIAGYSIPASEHSTMTSWGIGSECERQAFENMVEQFGDNSVFYACVSDSWDFKQAIQTWIDLKDKVKAKKANLVIRPDSGDAIDNILYALNELEKAYGSNVNAKGYKVLQRVALIQGDGVSLSLAKSILSAMKKNGFSAENIAFGMGGALLQGNHESSINRDSFKFAIKCSAIKRGDSLIGVKKEPITDPTKKSKQGRLDLIKNAKGSYQTIVLDDQYAIGDYHSDSILETYYENGQIKFEQSLSDVRKYT; translated from the coding sequence ATGCATAGAAACAACCTTTTATTAATGACTGATAGTTATAAACATTCTCATCCTTATCAATATCCTAATGATGCTAACTATCTTCACTTTTATTTAGAAAGTCGTGGTACTGTAAATAGTGATTTAGGGGCGCATACTAGATTTTTTGGCTTACAGTATTACATCAAGAAATACTTATCTCAGCCAATTACACCAGAAATGATAGATGAAGCTGAAGAAATTCTAAAAGCTCATGGTTTGGTATTTTATCGAGAAGGCTTTGAGAAAGTCCTAAAAAAATATAATGGTTATTTACCAGTTAGGATTCGTGCTGTTAGAGAAGGAAGTTTAGTACCTTTACATAATGTATTGATGACTATAGAAAGTACTGATCCAGAGTTATTTTGGTTGCCTGGATTACTAGAGACACTACTTTTAAAAGTGTGGTATCCAACAACAGTTGCAACAATCAGTTTTAATATCAAAAAACTAATCAAAGAGTATCTTCTAGAAACCGCAGATAATCTCGATAAGCTAGAATTTATGCTTCATGATTTTGGCTATAGAGGTGTTTCATCAGAAGAGTCAGCAGGGATTGGTGGAGCGGCACATCTGACTAATTTTCTAGGAACAGACACTTTGGCAGCATTACAAATTTGTAAAGAGTATTATCATGAAGATATAGCAGGTTATTCGATTCCTGCAAGTGAGCACTCAACAATGACTAGCTGGGGTATTGGTTCTGAGTGTGAGCGCCAAGCCTTTGAAAATATGGTTGAGCAATTTGGAGATAATAGTGTTTTCTATGCTTGTGTTTCTGATAGTTGGGATTTTAAACAAGCAATACAAACTTGGATTGATTTAAAAGATAAGGTCAAAGCTAAAAAAGCAAACTTGGTAATTAGACCAGATTCGGGAGATGCTATAGATAATATTTTATATGCGCTTAATGAATTAGAAAAGGCTTATGGTAGTAATGTAAATGCTAAGGGATATAAAGTTCTACAAAGGGTAGCTTTGATACAAGGTGATGGAGTGAGTCTTAGTTTAGCAAAGAGCATACTATCAGCGATGAAAAAAAACGGGTTTTCTGCTGAGAATATAGCTTTTGGTATGGGTGGAGCATTGCTACAAGGAAATCATGAATCATCTATAAATAGAGATAGTTTCAAGTTTGCTATTAAATGCTCAGCAATCAAACGAGGGGATTCTTTAATTGGAGTTAAAAAAGAGCCTATCACAGATCCTACAAAGAAATCTAAACAAGGACGTCTAGATTTGATTAAAAATGCTAAAGGTAGTTATCAGACAATAGTTCTAGATGATCAGTATGCAATAGGAGATTATCATAGCGACTCAATTCTTGAGACTTATTATGAGAATGGACAAATTAAATTTGAACAATCCTTGTCAGATGTGAGAAAATATACTTAA
- a CDS encoding arginase: MKKVEAVGIAIGNAGREIGCGRAPYALLNELRDRRIDAQIINYIGGRAEVPTMGKYFTKVAQAVSEILKEGKFPLALGGDHSCAIGTWSGVYDYLKDQKKELGLIWIDAHMDSHRPETSETGNIHGMPVAHLLGYGHEELTKVLNDNPKLKPENIVFFGIRSYEKPERDFLEKLGVKVYYQSDLTDRNFEELFSQEFERLEKITEGNVGISFDLDGLDPTNLDAVGTPVENGIDPQVFYKTIEKINFNSLVCFEVAEYNPLIDKTEISLKYMSKLIRLVEGSIKNLTQK; this comes from the coding sequence ATGAAAAAAGTAGAAGCTGTAGGAATAGCTATTGGTAATGCTGGTAGAGAAATTGGTTGTGGAAGAGCACCATACGCTTTGTTGAATGAACTAAGAGATAGACGTATAGATGCCCAAATTATCAACTACATTGGTGGAAGAGCTGAAGTACCAACTATGGGTAAGTATTTTACTAAGGTTGCTCAGGCGGTATCTGAGATTCTTAAAGAAGGTAAGTTTCCTTTGGCTCTTGGAGGAGACCACTCATGTGCAATAGGTACATGGAGTGGAGTTTATGACTACCTTAAAGATCAGAAAAAAGAACTTGGTTTGATTTGGATTGATGCGCATATGGATAGCCATAGGCCAGAAACTTCTGAGACTGGTAATATACATGGTATGCCTGTAGCACATCTTTTAGGATATGGGCATGAGGAATTAACAAAAGTACTAAATGATAATCCAAAGTTAAAGCCTGAGAATATTGTTTTCTTTGGAATTCGTTCTTATGAAAAGCCAGAAAGAGACTTTTTGGAAAAATTAGGAGTTAAGGTTTATTATCAAAGTGATTTAACCGATAGAAACTTTGAAGAGTTATTTTCACAAGAATTTGAACGTCTTGAGAAGATTACAGAGGGTAATGTCGGGATTAGTTTTGATTTAGATGGTTTAGATCCTACTAATCTTGACGCTGTAGGAACTCCAGTTGAAAATGGTATTGACCCTCAGGTTTTTTACAAGACTATTGAAAAAATTAATTTTAATAGTTTGGTATGTTTTGAAGTGGCAGAATATAATCCCCTGATTGATAAAACAGAAATCTCTCTTAAATATATGTCAAAACTAATAAGATTAGTTGAAGGCAGTATAAAAAATCTAACTCAAAAATAG
- a CDS encoding ornithine cyclodeaminase → MRILSVQDMAKIVQKHGFDNFIKDLVEYTKQDFIRWQEFDKSPRYAAHVPGGVLELMPTADNKLFTYKCVNGHPANPFEGKQTVVATGQLNEIKHGYPLLISEMTVLTALRTAAATVLATDYLARKDSKTMTLIGTGAQSEFQTLAHKLIRPIKTVRYFDTDPEAMKKYANNMKGVDLEFIACDSAKEACEGADIIVVCTACKLHAIVIENDWVKEGAHISGLGGDCPGKTELDMDILFRGKVVVEYKEQSMIEGEIQNLSPQEVEQVLHAEVWEILTGKKKGRENDKEITIYDSVGFAVEDFSALRLTLDLAEKYDIGSQMDMVPPIKDPKNLFSVL, encoded by the coding sequence ATGAGAATCTTATCAGTTCAAGATATGGCAAAAATAGTGCAGAAGCACGGCTTTGATAATTTTATTAAAGACCTAGTTGAATATACAAAACAAGACTTTATAAGATGGCAAGAGTTTGATAAATCACCAAGATATGCAGCTCATGTTCCGGGAGGTGTTCTGGAACTTATGCCAACTGCTGATAATAAACTATTTACATATAAATGTGTAAATGGGCATCCTGCAAATCCGTTTGAAGGTAAGCAAACAGTTGTAGCTACAGGTCAATTAAATGAGATTAAACATGGTTATCCATTACTTATATCTGAAATGACTGTTCTTACTGCTCTAAGAACTGCTGCTGCGACTGTCTTAGCAACAGATTATTTAGCACGTAAAGATAGTAAGACTATGACGCTAATAGGTACAGGTGCTCAAAGTGAATTTCAAACTTTAGCTCATAAATTAATCAGACCTATTAAAACAGTAAGATATTTTGACACAGATCCAGAAGCGATGAAAAAATATGCTAACAATATGAAAGGTGTTGATCTTGAATTTATCGCTTGTGATAGTGCTAAAGAAGCTTGTGAGGGTGCAGACATCATCGTCGTATGTACGGCTTGTAAACTTCATGCAATTGTTATTGAAAATGATTGGGTTAAAGAAGGTGCACATATAAGTGGTTTAGGTGGGGATTGTCCTGGTAAGACTGAGCTTGATATGGATATTCTTTTTAGAGGTAAAGTAGTTGTTGAATACAAAGAACAATCAATGATTGAGGGAGAAATCCAGAATTTATCACCACAAGAAGTTGAACAGGTTTTACATGCTGAAGTATGGGAAATTTTAACTGGTAAGAAAAAAGGTCGTGAAAATGATAAAGAAATTACCATCTATGATTCAGTAGGTTTTGCTGTTGAGGATTTCTCAGCACTTCGTCTTACTTTAGATTTAGCTGAGAAGTATGATATTGGTAGCCAAATGGATATGGTACCGCCAATTAAAGATCCTAAAAATTTATTTTCAGTATTATAG
- a CDS encoding COG3014 family protein yields MKVKVCLLSIVCLIISSCATFSGSHPDKVETAKDAIETCRYKPIETKFDNAFSGDGVNASIGFLETGRFDQLLGKTELSQAKYTKATDYVAKSEAEAKIRVRNILKNTQATLLSDKERYYYISDYEITFLYAYQALNYLKQHDLENAAVSIRNLSYAQYATYEAKDLAAQTNKTRYEEFNHVNSRQVSSNISSSKQYRQLVSIADRVKNSYENAFGYYLEALIYQSYDTDLNNANLSMSNALRVVPNNPYVREDYDEIKNAFDTGHNIYPQGQGKLVVIYESGWVEPIKKFDIPIVIFFQQAGVQKISLPYYGSYRLTSNADVQILKDNKIIDKGKTALLVDTTAMAAKSLSDQYPAIVTREVLRLVTKTAISVAAIRSSGDYAALAAIGTSVYNMATTQADLRSWNLLPKNVDLFSKNLSQGEYTLKINNKDTTVTIMPQKITLVWLTSEGCYQRILLNEIL; encoded by the coding sequence ATGAAAGTTAAAGTCTGTTTGTTATCTATTGTATGCTTAATAATTTCTAGCTGTGCGACATTCAGTGGTAGCCATCCTGATAAGGTAGAAACTGCCAAAGATGCTATTGAAACATGCAGATATAAGCCTATTGAAACTAAATTTGACAATGCTTTTAGTGGTGATGGTGTTAATGCTTCTATCGGTTTCTTAGAAACAGGACGTTTTGATCAGCTACTTGGTAAAACTGAACTATCACAAGCTAAATATACCAAGGCAACGGATTATGTTGCAAAGTCAGAAGCAGAAGCAAAAATAAGAGTTAGGAATATACTTAAAAATACTCAAGCTACTCTTTTAAGCGATAAAGAGAGATATTACTATATATCTGATTATGAAATTACTTTTTTATATGCTTATCAAGCACTAAACTACTTAAAACAGCATGACTTAGAAAATGCTGCTGTCAGTATTCGTAACTTATCATATGCACAATATGCCACTTATGAAGCAAAAGATTTAGCTGCTCAGACAAATAAAACCAGGTATGAAGAATTTAATCATGTTAATTCTAGACAGGTTTCATCAAATATATCTAGTTCAAAACAATATAGACAGTTAGTGAGTATAGCTGATAGGGTAAAAAACTCTTATGAAAATGCTTTTGGATATTATCTAGAGGCTTTGATATATCAGTCATACGATACCGATCTAAATAATGCTAACTTATCAATGAGTAATGCTCTAAGGGTTGTTCCAAATAATCCATATGTTAGAGAAGACTATGACGAAATTAAGAACGCTTTTGACACTGGTCATAATATCTATCCACAAGGGCAAGGTAAACTTGTTGTAATATATGAGAGTGGTTGGGTAGAGCCTATTAAAAAATTTGATATACCAATCGTGATATTTTTCCAACAAGCTGGAGTTCAAAAAATTTCGTTACCATACTATGGCTCTTATAGGTTGACATCTAATGCCGATGTGCAAATCTTAAAAGATAATAAGATTATTGATAAAGGCAAAACTGCATTATTGGTTGATACAACTGCAATGGCAGCTAAGTCATTATCAGATCAATATCCTGCGATTGTAACTAGAGAGGTTTTGCGTCTGGTTACAAAAACAGCTATTTCTGTGGCGGCTATTAGATCATCAGGTGACTATGCAGCATTGGCAGCAATTGGAACTTCGGTGTATAATATGGCGACAACCCAAGCAGATCTCAGAAGTTGGAATCTTTTGCCCAAAAATGTTGATTTATTCTCTAAGAATTTAAGCCAAGGTGAATATACGCTCAAAATTAATAATAAAGATACAACTGTAACTATTATGCCTCAAAAAATAACTTTGGTATGGTTAACTAGTGAAGGTTGCTATCAAAGGATATTATTAAACGAAATTTTATAA